A genomic stretch from Bacterioplanes sanyensis includes:
- the rhtB gene encoding homoserine/homoserine lactone efflux protein — protein MALETWLAFLLASILISISPGAGAVNTMSNGLRYGISGSMPAILGLQLGYLAQIVLVGIGLGALLATSQWAFELVRWFGVAYLVWLGYQKWTQPLLDMSTADAQQSNKSQQFWQAAVVNISNPKATVFLLALFPQFANPNASHPAEQYLLMGSTLVVVDIIVMIGFAGLAAQLKRWMNSDAHQRLQNRIFGGLFIGAAGAMASYHRG, from the coding sequence ATGGCGCTGGAAACCTGGTTGGCTTTTCTATTGGCATCGATATTGATATCCATCTCTCCTGGAGCCGGTGCGGTAAACACCATGAGCAATGGTCTGCGCTATGGGATCAGCGGCAGCATGCCTGCGATCTTAGGCCTGCAACTGGGCTACCTTGCCCAGATTGTATTGGTCGGTATTGGCTTAGGTGCTTTGTTAGCGACCTCGCAATGGGCGTTTGAGCTGGTGAGGTGGTTTGGGGTCGCGTATTTGGTATGGCTGGGCTACCAGAAGTGGACACAACCGCTGCTCGACATGAGCACGGCTGATGCCCAACAAAGCAATAAATCGCAGCAGTTCTGGCAAGCGGCTGTGGTGAATATCAGTAACCCAAAGGCGACGGTGTTTCTATTGGCTCTGTTCCCACAATTTGCAAACCCAAATGCCAGCCACCCAGCAGAGCAATATCTGCTGATGGGCAGCACCTTGGTGGTGGTGGATATCATCGTGATGATCGGCTTTGCAGGTTTGGCTGCGCAATTGAAACGCTGGATGAACAGCGATGCACACCAGCGTTTGCAAAACCGCATATTTGGCGGCCTGTTTATCGGCGCAGCAGGCGCCATGGCCAGCTACCACAGAGGCTAG
- a CDS encoding Na+/H+ antiporter family protein: MNAVVVAVVLMLALSLARLHVMLAMIIAAFVGGLVGGLDISATLDAFNKGIGGGAGIALSYALLGAFAVAISMSGLPHLLADKILRRMGRETGGRDSRYLKNALMALLLVAAVSSQNLIPIHIAFIPILVPPLLLVMAKLRLDRRLVACVLTFGLITPYMFLPVGFGNIYLHDILLGRVADAGLNVDGVSVVGAMTLPALGMLAGLAFAAAFTYRAKRDYDVSLIEATEQVEREYNAKSLWVAGVAIVLAFATQLWSGSMVLGAMAGFMLFSATGVVRWNESEGVLVDGIKMMASIGFIMIAAAGFSEVLKTTGHIDTLVNSAASWLDDDKALTAFLLLLVGLLLTMGIGSSFSTIPIIAAIYVPLCMQLGFSPMAIVALIGTAGALGDAGSPASDSTLGPTAGLNADGQHNHMRDTVIPTFMHFNLPLLAAGWLAAMVL; the protein is encoded by the coding sequence ATGAACGCTGTTGTGGTGGCTGTGGTGCTGATGCTGGCTTTGAGTCTGGCGCGCTTGCACGTGATGCTGGCGATGATTATTGCTGCTTTTGTCGGCGGTTTAGTGGGAGGGCTGGATATATCTGCCACCCTCGACGCTTTTAACAAAGGCATTGGTGGTGGAGCGGGCATTGCTTTGAGCTATGCGTTATTGGGCGCCTTTGCCGTTGCTATTTCGATGTCTGGCCTACCACACCTATTGGCCGACAAGATTTTGCGTCGTATGGGGCGCGAAACCGGCGGTCGCGACAGTCGCTATCTGAAGAACGCATTAATGGCGCTGCTGTTGGTCGCGGCAGTATCGTCGCAAAACCTAATCCCCATTCACATTGCCTTTATTCCGATTCTGGTGCCGCCGCTGCTGTTGGTGATGGCTAAGTTACGGCTGGATCGGCGCCTGGTGGCCTGTGTTTTGACCTTTGGTTTAATCACGCCTTATATGTTTTTGCCGGTCGGCTTTGGCAACATCTATTTGCACGATATCTTGCTCGGTCGAGTGGCGGATGCAGGCCTCAACGTTGACGGCGTGTCTGTGGTCGGAGCCATGACTCTTCCGGCGCTGGGCATGCTGGCTGGTCTGGCGTTTGCGGCTGCCTTTACCTACCGCGCCAAGCGCGACTATGACGTGTCGTTAATCGAAGCCACCGAGCAGGTTGAGCGTGAATACAATGCTAAGTCGTTGTGGGTCGCGGGTGTTGCCATTGTGTTGGCCTTTGCCACGCAACTGTGGAGCGGTTCTATGGTGTTGGGTGCCATGGCTGGCTTTATGCTGTTTTCTGCCACCGGTGTGGTGCGCTGGAACGAGTCGGAAGGGGTGCTGGTCGACGGCATCAAGATGATGGCATCCATCGGCTTTATTATGATCGCTGCAGCTGGCTTTTCTGAGGTGCTCAAGACCACTGGCCATATCGATACCCTAGTGAACAGTGCTGCCAGCTGGTTGGATGACGACAAAGCACTGACGGCGTTTTTATTGCTGTTAGTGGGCCTGTTGTTAACCATGGGCATTGGCTCATCGTTTTCCACCATCCCAATCATCGCCGCCATTTATGTGCCTTTGTGCATGCAACTGGGCTTTAGCCCGATGGCGATTGTGGCGTTAATCGGTACGGCTGGTGCGCTGGGAGATGCCGGTTCTCCAGCGTCGGACTCGACCTTAGGGCCAACGGCCGGTTTGAATGCCGACGGTCAGCACAATCATATGCGCGATACTGTGATTCCCACCTTTATGCACTTTAACCTGCCGTTATTGGCGGCGGGTTGGCTGGCGGCCATGGTGCTGTAA
- a CDS encoding AraC family transcriptional regulator, with protein MTSPVSMALQLIEQDLLYPWSLQALANACHCHSTHLARAFSYTVGVGPMSYVRARRLTWAAARVLQGEDGLELALQLGYQSHQAFCRAFRRQCGMTATELRQHGKLPPSRCTQAVELDAEPKAYPIPQAQLTYWPRLQLAGLNASFAPERRYAIAGLWADFRRQSAELAADESLAHSGACFGVVSERSLGGELMYTAAIAVHRPLPSIHPNWCQWSLTAGQYMSFKHIDSPQQLAPFMRSLWQEWLPQAGQQWLAQQGRQLSERPYFSHISPGGEISVHIPVD; from the coding sequence ATGACCAGCCCCGTTTCCATGGCGCTACAGCTAATCGAACAGGATCTGCTCTACCCATGGAGCTTGCAGGCATTGGCCAACGCCTGCCATTGCCATAGTACACACTTGGCGCGCGCCTTCTCTTATACCGTAGGTGTTGGCCCTATGAGCTATGTGCGAGCGCGGCGGCTGACTTGGGCGGCAGCCAGAGTCTTACAGGGAGAGGATGGGCTAGAGCTGGCGTTGCAGTTGGGATACCAGTCGCATCAAGCCTTTTGCCGTGCGTTTCGCCGCCAATGTGGAATGACCGCTACCGAGTTACGTCAGCACGGCAAACTGCCGCCCTCTCGCTGCACACAGGCGGTGGAGCTGGATGCTGAACCCAAGGCATACCCAATTCCTCAAGCACAGCTGACTTATTGGCCGAGACTACAATTGGCTGGGCTGAATGCTTCATTTGCACCAGAGCGGCGCTATGCCATCGCAGGGCTTTGGGCCGATTTTAGAAGGCAAAGCGCAGAGCTTGCTGCAGACGAATCCTTAGCGCACTCAGGTGCGTGTTTTGGTGTTGTTAGTGAGCGCTCACTTGGTGGTGAGCTGATGTATACCGCAGCCATAGCCGTGCATCGCCCACTTCCCAGTATTCACCCTAATTGGTGCCAATGGTCGCTGACTGCTGGCCAATATATGAGTTTTAAGCACATCGACTCGCCGCAACAGTTGGCGCCGTTCATGCGCAGCTTGTGGCAGGAGTGGTTACCCCAGGCAGGACAGCAGTGGCTGGCACAACAAGGACGACAGCTGTCTGAGCGTCCGTACTTCAGCCACATCTCACCGGGTGGTGAGATCTCGGTGCATATTCCAGTGGATTAA
- a CDS encoding lysophospholipid acyltransferase family protein, producing the protein MGPEASTHQPIASAPTLVHACRSALFYLILILITLLWALPSFFIGIFLPLKARNFWVMGIYCRLVMFSAKVICGLSWQVEGSDNIPSDGRGYVLLSKHQSTWETFFLPLILAPHVQVVKKELLYLPVFGWALNLIHPIFIDRSKKASSLKQVIQQGGERLGNGIHVLVFPEGTRVPPGRRKVFSKGGAMLANKTGAAVIAVAHNSGEYWPNNHWIKRPGCIRVVISPVIESDGKSTAELNTEVEHWINHTVDDISQQPFSGEMVNADSSGKRF; encoded by the coding sequence ATGGGGCCAGAAGCCAGTACACATCAGCCAATCGCGTCAGCGCCGACTCTGGTGCATGCGTGTCGTTCTGCGCTGTTTTATCTGATACTCATCCTCATCACTTTATTGTGGGCGTTGCCGAGTTTTTTCATCGGTATTTTTTTACCATTAAAAGCGCGCAACTTCTGGGTGATGGGAATTTACTGTCGTCTTGTTATGTTCAGCGCCAAGGTAATTTGTGGTCTGAGTTGGCAGGTGGAAGGCAGCGACAATATTCCTAGCGATGGTCGCGGATACGTACTGCTGAGCAAACACCAAAGTACCTGGGAAACCTTCTTTTTACCGCTGATTTTGGCACCTCACGTCCAAGTGGTAAAAAAGGAACTGCTGTATTTACCGGTATTTGGTTGGGCATTGAATTTAATTCACCCAATTTTTATTGATCGCTCTAAAAAAGCCAGCTCGTTAAAACAAGTCATTCAACAAGGCGGTGAACGCCTTGGCAATGGCATTCATGTATTGGTGTTTCCTGAGGGCACCCGGGTGCCACCCGGGCGTCGTAAAGTATTTTCCAAAGGCGGTGCCATGCTGGCAAATAAAACTGGTGCTGCTGTGATTGCCGTCGCGCATAACTCAGGCGAGTATTGGCCCAATAATCATTGGATCAAACGCCCCGGCTGCATTCGTGTGGTCATCAGCCCAGTGATCGAAAGTGATGGCAAAAGCACCGCCGAGTTAAACACCGAGGTGGAACACTGGATCAATCACACCGTGGATGATATCTCCCAACAGCCGTTTAGCGGCGAAATGGTCAACGCAGACAGCAGTGGCAAACGTTTTTAA
- the gmhB gene encoding D-glycero-beta-D-manno-heptose 1,7-bisphosphate 7-phosphatase: MTRLIILDRDGVLNQDSDAYVKSVEEWIAIDGSAEAVGRLCDAGVTVAVATNQSGLARGYFGQADLDAMHEKMSQLAAQYGGQFAHIAWCPHGPDDCCDCRKPLPGLIEQICTALKLSQADIDNAWMVGDALRDLQAGHSAGCQTALVRTGKGSQSEKKLADDASIAHSPVFDDLATFVDWYLHQPH; the protein is encoded by the coding sequence ATGACCCGACTGATTATTCTCGACCGCGACGGCGTACTCAATCAGGACTCCGATGCCTACGTAAAGTCGGTTGAGGAATGGATCGCCATCGACGGTAGCGCGGAAGCCGTCGGACGCTTGTGTGATGCTGGTGTAACGGTAGCGGTGGCGACCAATCAGTCGGGGCTGGCGCGTGGGTATTTCGGCCAGGCCGATTTGGATGCCATGCATGAAAAAATGAGTCAGCTGGCCGCCCAATATGGCGGTCAGTTTGCTCATATTGCCTGGTGCCCCCATGGCCCGGACGATTGCTGTGATTGCCGTAAACCCTTGCCAGGGTTAATTGAGCAAATCTGCACGGCACTAAAACTATCCCAGGCGGATATCGACAATGCCTGGATGGTTGGCGATGCGCTGCGCGATTTGCAGGCCGGTCACAGCGCCGGTTGTCAGACGGCACTGGTGCGCACCGGCAAAGGCTCGCAGAGCGAGAAAAAACTGGCCGATGACGCCAGCATTGCCCATAGCCCGGTATTTGATGACTTGGCGACTTTTGTTGATTGGTATCTACACCAACCGCACTAA
- the glyS gene encoding glycine--tRNA ligase subunit beta, whose protein sequence is MGHNSFLVELGTEELPPMALKGLAQAFADGIVAGLTDAKLDVGKVEVFAAPRRMAVRIADLTVKQADQEETLFGPPAKIAYDADGNLTKAALGFASRAGIDASALLEAPESEGKNAGKLMIKRTIAGKNTVELLPEIVQHSLEKLPIPKRMRWGATRVEFVRPAQWLLMLFGDQVVNADLLELKSGNTSRGHRFHAPGDVVISSPEAYESTLRQAYVMANFAERSALIAEQVKAAGEKLGGEAVIDDDLLEEVTALNEWPVALAGSFDEEFLTVPAEALVSSMKEHQKYFHVMKDGQLLNHFITVANIESKDPQQVISGNEKVIRPRLADAKFFWDTDRKQSLASRFDKLENVVWVNQLGTIADKARRISNLGQKIATAMQADTSLVARAAQLCKNDLVSQMVFEFTDLQGLAGKYYAEHDGEPADVCAAMVEQYMPAFAGDELPATATGTAIALADRLDSLVGLFGIGQLPTGSKDPFALRRASLGVLRILVEKNIDLDLSELLDWAIDNQWSAELKAETKATLTEYLLDRFSAWYQDANIPAEVFMAVRALGVTKPLDIDRRVKAVHSFYQLESAQALAAANKRVSNILAKNGGDAVIAEVNATLLNEAAEQALAEQVAAKRDVVTPMIAAGDYQPALAELAGLRDVVDAFFDNVMVMADDDAVKNNRLALLKQLQGLFIAIADIALLNQG, encoded by the coding sequence ATGGGCCATAACAGCTTTTTAGTCGAACTGGGAACTGAAGAACTGCCACCGATGGCGCTGAAAGGACTGGCGCAAGCCTTTGCCGATGGCATCGTTGCTGGCCTCACTGACGCCAAGCTGGACGTTGGCAAGGTTGAAGTATTTGCCGCTCCGCGTCGTATGGCCGTGCGCATTGCTGATCTGACCGTAAAACAAGCCGACCAGGAAGAAACCCTGTTTGGTCCGCCAGCCAAAATCGCATACGACGCCGACGGCAATCTGACCAAAGCCGCGTTAGGTTTTGCCTCACGCGCTGGCATTGATGCCTCAGCGCTGCTGGAAGCGCCAGAATCTGAAGGCAAAAACGCTGGCAAGCTGATGATCAAACGCACCATCGCCGGCAAAAACACCGTTGAGCTGTTGCCCGAGATCGTCCAGCACAGCCTGGAGAAATTACCGATTCCTAAACGCATGCGCTGGGGCGCGACCCGGGTTGAGTTTGTGCGCCCGGCGCAATGGCTACTGATGCTGTTTGGCGATCAGGTCGTCAACGCTGACCTGCTCGAGCTGAAATCTGGTAACACCTCACGTGGCCATCGTTTCCATGCCCCGGGGGATGTCGTCATTAGCTCACCTGAGGCCTATGAAAGCACACTGCGCCAGGCGTATGTGATGGCCAATTTTGCTGAGCGTTCTGCCTTGATCGCCGAGCAGGTTAAAGCCGCAGGTGAAAAGCTGGGCGGCGAAGCCGTTATTGACGATGATTTGCTGGAAGAAGTCACCGCCCTCAATGAATGGCCCGTGGCCTTGGCCGGCAGCTTTGATGAAGAATTCCTGACGGTGCCAGCCGAAGCTTTGGTGTCGTCGATGAAAGAGCACCAAAAGTACTTTCATGTGATGAAAGACGGCCAGCTGCTGAACCACTTCATTACTGTCGCCAATATCGAGTCGAAAGACCCGCAGCAGGTGATTTCCGGTAACGAAAAGGTGATTCGCCCTCGCCTGGCTGACGCCAAGTTCTTCTGGGATACCGACCGCAAGCAAAGCCTGGCCAGCCGTTTTGATAAGTTAGAAAACGTCGTTTGGGTCAACCAGCTCGGTACCATCGCCGATAAAGCCCGTCGTATATCTAACTTGGGGCAAAAAATTGCCACGGCGATGCAAGCCGATACCAGCTTGGTCGCGCGTGCCGCTCAGCTGTGCAAAAACGATTTGGTGTCGCAAATGGTGTTTGAATTCACCGACCTGCAAGGCCTGGCCGGTAAATACTACGCCGAGCACGATGGTGAGCCTGCCGATGTCTGCGCTGCCATGGTTGAGCAATATATGCCCGCCTTTGCTGGCGATGAGCTACCCGCCACGGCCACCGGTACCGCTATTGCGTTGGCTGATCGACTGGACTCTTTGGTTGGCTTGTTTGGCATCGGCCAGCTACCGACCGGCTCTAAGGACCCCTTTGCGCTGCGCCGAGCGTCTTTGGGTGTGCTGCGTATTCTAGTGGAAAAAAACATCGACCTGGACTTAAGCGAGCTGCTCGATTGGGCCATCGATAACCAGTGGTCTGCCGAGCTAAAAGCCGAGACTAAAGCCACACTAACCGAGTACTTGCTGGATCGCTTTAGCGCCTGGTATCAAGACGCCAATATTCCGGCCGAAGTCTTTATGGCTGTACGCGCGTTAGGCGTGACTAAGCCGCTGGATATCGATCGTCGTGTTAAGGCTGTACACAGCTTTTATCAGCTGGAATCGGCACAAGCCCTGGCCGCCGCTAACAAGCGTGTTTCCAACATTCTCGCTAAAAACGGCGGTGATGCGGTGATCGCTGAGGTCAATGCCACATTGCTTAACGAAGCAGCCGAACAGGCGTTAGCTGAGCAAGTAGCGGCTAAACGTGATGTGGTCACACCTATGATCGCCGCTGGTGACTATCAGCCTGCGCTTGCTGAGCTGGCTGGTCTACGCGATGTGGTTGATGCCTTCTTTGATAACGTCATGGTGATGGCCGATGACGACGCCGTCAAAAACAACCGCTTGGCACTGCTGAAGCAGCTGCAAGGTTTGTTTATTGCCATCGCCGATATCGCCTTACTGAATCAGGGCTAA
- the glyQ gene encoding glycine--tRNA ligase subunit alpha — protein MSQSRHDIKTFQGLIAALQEFWSDQGCVINQPLDLEVGAGTFHVHTFLRAVGPETWNSAYVQPSRRPTDGRYGENPNRLQHYYQFQVVMKPSPLDIQEKYLDSLKALGIDPLVHDIRFVEDNWESPTLGAWGLGWEVWLNGMEVTQFTYFQQAGGLECYPVTGEITYGLERIAMYLQEVDSVYDLVWTYGPDGKAVTYGDVFHQNEVEQSEYNFEHADVDFLFQAFNQYEKDCLRLIDAGLPLPAYEQTLKASHTFNMLDARGAISVTERQGYILRVRTMARAVAHAYYDSRAEKGFPLAEESIRQEVLAKWQAAKDKDAQTQEKK, from the coding sequence GTGAGTCAAAGCCGCCACGATATTAAAACCTTTCAGGGTCTGATCGCGGCCCTGCAGGAGTTCTGGTCCGATCAGGGCTGTGTCATCAATCAACCTCTCGATCTGGAAGTCGGTGCCGGCACTTTCCACGTGCATACCTTTTTGCGTGCGGTAGGCCCAGAGACCTGGAACTCGGCCTATGTGCAGCCCAGTCGCCGTCCTACCGACGGTCGCTACGGCGAGAACCCAAATCGCCTGCAGCACTACTATCAGTTTCAGGTGGTAATGAAGCCATCGCCGCTTGATATTCAAGAAAAGTACCTCGACTCGCTCAAAGCCTTGGGTATTGATCCGCTGGTGCACGATATTCGTTTTGTTGAGGACAACTGGGAAAGCCCTACTCTGGGCGCCTGGGGCTTGGGCTGGGAAGTCTGGCTTAACGGCATGGAGGTGACTCAGTTCACCTACTTCCAGCAGGCCGGTGGCCTTGAGTGTTACCCCGTGACCGGTGAAATCACCTATGGTCTGGAGCGTATCGCCATGTATCTGCAAGAAGTCGACAGCGTTTACGATCTGGTGTGGACCTACGGCCCAGATGGCAAAGCCGTGACCTATGGCGATGTGTTCCACCAAAACGAAGTCGAGCAATCGGAGTACAACTTCGAGCACGCCGATGTCGACTTCCTGTTCCAGGCCTTTAACCAGTATGAAAAAGACTGCCTGCGTTTAATCGACGCGGGTCTGCCGCTGCCTGCCTATGAGCAAACGCTAAAAGCCTCACATACCTTCAATATGCTCGATGCCCGTGGCGCTATCTCCGTCACCGAGCGTCAGGGTTATATCCTACGGGTCCGTACCATGGCGCGCGCCGTTGCCCACGCCTACTACGACAGTCGTGCAGAAAAAGGCTTCCCGCTGGCTGAAGAATCCATTCGCCAGGAAGTGTTGGCCAAATGGCAGGCCGCCAAAGATAAAGATGCTCAGACCCAGGAGAAAAAGTAA
- a CDS encoding sensor histidine kinase yields the protein MKFEQLVGAVIHDLKNQLQSLLDYEQEAIQQLPKQYHQHLTPILQRTNRLKNDTLQLVSLFRMGEHYHFPLDDAWPMDTINDAIESTSIQFPTLTFDNNVDEHCQGFYSETLVHLALITLITNSAQAGATHLTFTADTNDALTITVEDNGPGFPPEALEGDWQTTKRDGSGLGLYFVELIAQHHNQGEHKGRIDIANRSVKGARVTLLLP from the coding sequence ATGAAGTTTGAACAATTGGTTGGCGCTGTTATTCATGACCTTAAAAACCAACTCCAGTCACTGCTCGACTACGAGCAAGAGGCGATTCAACAATTGCCCAAGCAGTACCATCAGCATTTAACGCCGATTCTGCAAAGAACAAATCGGTTAAAAAACGACACGCTGCAGTTGGTGAGTTTGTTTCGTATGGGCGAGCATTATCACTTCCCTCTCGACGATGCCTGGCCGATGGACACCATAAATGATGCGATTGAGTCGACCAGCATACAGTTTCCAACACTAACGTTTGATAATAATGTCGATGAACACTGCCAAGGGTTTTACAGCGAAACCCTGGTACATTTAGCGCTCATTACCTTAATCACCAACAGCGCACAGGCCGGTGCGACTCACCTCACCTTTACTGCCGACACCAATGATGCTTTAACGATCACTGTTGAGGACAACGGCCCTGGGTTTCCGCCCGAAGCTCTGGAGGGCGACTGGCAGACCACCAAGCGCGATGGCAGTGGTTTAGGGCTGTACTTTGTCGAACTGATTGCCCAACACCACAACCAAGGTGAACATAAGGGGCGCATAGACATTGCCAACCGCAGCGTTAAGGGCGCCAGAGTGACGCTGCTTCTGCCGTAG
- a CDS encoding response regulator, protein MINLETELAPRRILIVDDMVEARSSLKKMMTVLGAENIDTAVDGNEAMLKIHERDYDMVLSDYNLGKGRDGQQILEEARYTQRLKATALFIMLTGENAVDMVMGALEYDPDAYITKPFTLNMLRERLARILNIKAQLLEINRAIDEKRNNDAIRAAEQLLQKDHKLIMPLTRILGRLYMHQHRYNDAIRVYSNLLNIRSVSWARLGQAICLHHLGDSHSALSQLKQTLSKHPLYVQCYDWLSRIMLELGHPQEAQQFLQKAVDISPKAVLRQMELGKQAANNEDFEVAEQAFEAAVKLGRYSCYKNSDNYLQFAKAVQGKIKANGGRDSRLRADKVMRYVEELRQDYANHAGVMFDTSIIEGTTFDRLGDKEKSRKSVNHAEEVLEKIENPSVDQQLKMTEAFINTDQHVKAKKLLKTIKDQEIGEESVQKEWDRLQETLNQIKVRQYTTELNARGVGYFEKGLLEQAVEAFDEAVDFEEAGISVMLNAIQAKLAYMEEHEVKVSYLKDCHALFKRIGAIGDTDDRYHRHDRLKNTYLRLKRAAGL, encoded by the coding sequence ATGATCAATCTGGAAACTGAACTGGCACCACGGCGCATCCTGATCGTTGATGACATGGTCGAAGCGCGCAGCTCACTGAAGAAGATGATGACGGTGTTGGGCGCCGAGAACATTGATACTGCCGTTGACGGCAACGAAGCCATGCTCAAAATTCACGAACGTGACTACGACATGGTGCTGTCCGATTACAATCTCGGCAAAGGTCGAGACGGTCAGCAAATTCTTGAAGAGGCGCGCTACACCCAGCGCCTAAAGGCGACGGCGCTGTTTATTATGCTCACCGGCGAAAATGCCGTCGATATGGTGATGGGGGCATTGGAATACGACCCGGATGCGTACATCACCAAACCCTTTACCCTCAATATGTTGCGCGAACGCTTGGCGCGCATTCTCAACATCAAAGCCCAACTGTTAGAAATTAATCGTGCCATTGACGAGAAGCGCAATAACGACGCCATTCGTGCCGCTGAGCAGCTGCTGCAGAAAGACCACAAACTGATCATGCCGCTGACCCGTATATTGGGCCGCCTGTACATGCATCAGCATCGCTATAACGACGCCATTCGTGTTTATTCCAACTTGCTAAACATTCGCTCGGTTTCCTGGGCTCGCTTAGGCCAAGCCATTTGCCTGCACCACCTGGGTGACTCTCACAGCGCCCTCTCGCAGTTAAAGCAAACGCTGTCTAAACATCCATTGTACGTGCAGTGTTACGACTGGTTATCGCGCATCATGTTAGAGCTGGGGCACCCACAAGAAGCACAGCAGTTTTTGCAGAAGGCGGTCGATATTTCACCCAAAGCCGTGCTAAGACAAATGGAGCTAGGCAAACAAGCCGCCAACAACGAAGACTTTGAAGTCGCCGAGCAAGCCTTCGAAGCGGCGGTGAAATTAGGGCGCTATTCATGCTACAAAAATTCAGATAATTATCTGCAGTTTGCCAAAGCGGTGCAGGGAAAAATTAAAGCCAACGGTGGCCGCGATAGTCGCTTACGCGCAGACAAAGTCATGCGCTATGTCGAAGAACTGCGCCAAGATTATGCTAATCATGCCGGTGTCATGTTCGATACCAGTATTATCGAGGGCACCACCTTTGATCGTTTGGGAGACAAAGAAAAATCGCGAAAATCGGTCAACCATGCCGAAGAAGTTCTCGAAAAAATTGAGAACCCAAGTGTTGATCAACAGTTAAAAATGACTGAAGCCTTTATCAATACGGATCAGCACGTTAAAGCCAAGAAATTACTAAAGACCATCAAAGATCAGGAAATTGGCGAAGAGTCGGTACAAAAAGAATGGGATCGCCTACAAGAAACGCTAAATCAAATCAAAGTTCGTCAGTACACCACTGAGTTAAATGCCCGTGGTGTTGGTTATTTCGAAAAGGGTTTGCTGGAGCAAGCGGTGGAAGCATTCGACGAAGCCGTCGATTTTGAAGAAGCTGGCATCAGCGTCATGTTAAATGCCATACAGGCCAAGCTGGCCTACATGGAAGAGCATGAAGTTAAAGTCAGTTATTTAAAAGACTGCCACGCACTGTTCAAACGCATCGGCGCCATTGGTGACACCGACGATCGCTATCATCGCCACGACCGATTAAAGAATACCTACCTACGATTAAAAAGAGCAGCTGGGTTATGA
- a CDS encoding lysophospholipid acyltransferase family protein produces the protein MSRFAYTADTHFKGLHMGYLIVAILKLSGLIPLRWAQRLGLGVGWLMTRFRNRSREVARRNLQMVYPQMDSAEREQLWRETLRQTGMVSMEMGVLWGGSQAKGLALVREVHNVEVLQQALSANKGVLFCVPHLGNWEVLNHYITTQTEVLAMYRPAKNAVLNRWMLSSRGKTGIRLVPTTSTGVKEMFRAIKAGEFVGILPDQEPKPRSGVFAPFMGVEALTPKLCHELLQRSDAVALFGFTQRLPNGEGFDIHFIKPDDAIYDPDPAVSATALNAAIEACVEHAPEQYQWTYKRFKRRPGDGKNPYKGIG, from the coding sequence CTGAGCCGGTTTGCGTACACTGCCGACACTCACTTTAAAGGGCTGCATATGGGCTATTTGATTGTCGCTATTCTCAAGCTGTCCGGTCTGATCCCGCTGCGCTGGGCACAGCGGCTGGGCCTTGGTGTGGGCTGGCTGATGACCCGCTTTCGCAACCGTTCGCGTGAAGTTGCACGCCGTAACCTGCAGATGGTGTACCCGCAGATGGACAGCGCCGAACGGGAGCAGCTGTGGCGAGAAACGCTGCGCCAGACTGGTATGGTATCGATGGAAATGGGTGTACTGTGGGGCGGCAGTCAAGCCAAGGGCTTAGCTTTGGTGCGCGAAGTACACAATGTCGAAGTGTTGCAGCAAGCGCTCAGTGCCAACAAAGGGGTTCTGTTTTGTGTGCCGCACTTAGGCAACTGGGAAGTACTTAATCATTACATCACCACGCAGACAGAGGTGCTGGCGATGTACCGCCCGGCCAAGAATGCGGTGCTGAATCGCTGGATGTTATCCAGCCGAGGCAAAACCGGCATACGATTAGTGCCCACCACATCGACCGGGGTGAAAGAGATGTTTCGGGCGATTAAAGCCGGGGAGTTTGTTGGCATCTTGCCAGACCAAGAACCGAAACCGCGCAGTGGAGTGTTCGCGCCCTTTATGGGGGTAGAAGCGCTGACCCCTAAGCTGTGCCACGAGCTGTTGCAGCGCAGTGATGCGGTGGCACTGTTTGGTTTCACCCAGCGTCTACCCAATGGTGAGGGCTTTGATATTCATTTTATTAAGCCGGATGACGCCATATACGACCCTGACCCTGCTGTTTCGGCAACGGCGCTTAACGCCGCTATTGAAGCCTGCGTTGAGCATGCGCCGGAGCAATATCAGTGGACCTACAAGCGCTTTAAGCGTCGCCCCGGCGATGGCAAAAACCCTTACAAAGGTATTGGCTAA